A single window of Rana temporaria chromosome 1, aRanTem1.1, whole genome shotgun sequence DNA harbors:
- the LOC120945912 gene encoding olfactory receptor 13G1-like: protein MNSNDSLVSEFIILGLSTDKELETFLFILFLIIYIVALTGNVTILILSITDPGLKTPMYFFLGLLSFLDIWCTSATLPKMLSSYVTQSKVISYYGCVAQLFFFTWPMGVELLLLTVMAYDRFVAIRNPLRYASIINRRVCVNIAIIISIIGSLNSVTHTYCTFRLPYCNDNKINHFFCEIMPLLKLACADTYINEIVVFTADFILGICCFLLTCVSYAFIFNTILKIRTAEGKRKAFSTCASHIVIVSLYYGAVIFTYIRPRSSLSLEKDKIVSALYAVITPTLNPIIYSLRNKEVKEAFLRVFKRLVPHRFQKNAPPRLRLF from the coding sequence atgaaCAGTAATGATTCACTAGTTTCTGAATTTATTATCTTGGGCTTGTCTACTGATAAAGAACTTGAAACTttcctttttattctgtttttgattATTTATATAGTGGCCTTGACTGGTAATGTAACCATCCTCATTCTGTCCATCACAGATCCTGGTCTTAAAACACCTATGTATTTCTTTTTGGGACTGTTGTCATTTCTTGACATCTGGTGTACTTCAGCTACATTACCTAAGATGCTCTCTAGCTATGTGACACAGTCTAAGGTGATTTCATATTATGGGTGTGTAGCCCAGTTGTTCTTCTTCACATGGCCAATGGGTGTTGAGCTTTTACTCCTTACAGTTATGGCATATGACCGATTTGTTGCAATTAGAAATCCACTTCGTTATGCATCAATAATAAATCGTAGAGTCTGTGTGAACATAGCAATTATTATCTCTATTATTGGCTCTCTTAATTCAGTGACACACACATATTGTACCTTTAGGCTTCCCTATTGTAATGACAATAAGATAAATCACTTCTTCTGTGAGATAATGCCATTGCTGAAACTGGCATGTGCAGACACCTACATCAATGAGATTGTGGTCTTTACAGCTGATTTTATCCTCGGTATTTGCTGTTTCTTACTCACTTGTGTTTCATATGCATTTATTTTCAACACTATACTTAAGATACGTACTGCTGAAGGCAAGCGTAAAGCCTTTTCCACCTGTGCTTCCCACATTGTAATTGTATCTCTGTATTATGGAGCTGTCATATTTACTTACATCAGACCCAGGTCCAGCCTGTCTTTGGAAAAAGATAAAATAGTATCTGCTCTATATGCTGTAATTACGCCTACACTGAACCCTATAATTTATAGCCTGCGGAATAAAGAAGTAAAGGAGGCATTCCTAAGAGTGTTTAAAAGACTAGTACCACATAGGTTCCAGAAAAATGCACCACCTCGGTTAAGACTTTTTTAA